Proteins co-encoded in one Kutzneria chonburiensis genomic window:
- a CDS encoding ribonuclease domain-containing protein: MSYLTSRAVKALLALVIAVLGTLGLAEVSAAAPAHPAAAQVACGNTSSYKKVNLSSLPAQATTTVKLIKQGGPFPYPKNDGVVFRNQEHILPLCSASYYHEYTVPTPGSSTRGARRIITGSAGEYFYTGDHYATFSLVNINK; the protein is encoded by the coding sequence ATGAGCTACCTCACGTCACGAGCCGTGAAGGCCCTGCTTGCTCTCGTCATCGCTGTCCTCGGCACGCTCGGTCTGGCCGAGGTCAGCGCCGCCGCGCCCGCCCACCCGGCGGCCGCGCAGGTGGCCTGCGGCAACACCAGCAGCTACAAGAAGGTCAACCTGTCCAGCCTGCCGGCGCAGGCCACGACCACGGTCAAGCTGATCAAACAGGGCGGGCCGTTCCCGTATCCCAAGAACGACGGCGTGGTCTTCCGCAACCAGGAGCACATCCTGCCGCTGTGCTCGGCCAGCTACTACCACGAGTACACGGTGCCGACCCCCGGCTCCTCCACCCGCGGCGCCCGCCGCATCATCACCGGCTCGGCCGGCGAGTACTTCTACACCGGCGACCACTACGCCACGTTCTCCCTGGTCAACATCAACAAGTGA
- the rnc gene encoding ribonuclease III, translated as MGGKGSRGPAPDRTPLLEALGVELDPELLVLALTHRSYAYENGGLPPNERLEFLGDAVLGLVVTDHLYRRHPDLPEGQLAKLRASVVNMMALAGVARDLGDGGLGAHLLLGRGEELTGGRDKASILADGLEAMIGAVYLAHGIDVARGLVHRLFDPLLEAAPLKGAGLDWKTSLQELTAAQGLGVPEYRVDDEGPDHRKEFTATVYVGGRGLGSGTGKTKKEAEQKAAAAAYTTLKSEIPPAADAG; from the coding sequence GTGGGAGGTAAGGGATCCCGGGGTCCGGCACCGGATCGGACCCCGCTACTTGAGGCGCTCGGTGTCGAGTTGGACCCCGAGCTTCTCGTGTTGGCCCTCACTCACAGGTCCTACGCGTACGAGAACGGCGGTTTGCCGCCCAACGAGCGTCTCGAGTTCCTCGGCGACGCTGTTCTCGGGCTCGTGGTGACGGACCACTTGTACCGCAGACACCCCGACCTGCCCGAAGGGCAGTTGGCCAAGCTGCGGGCGAGTGTGGTGAACATGATGGCGCTGGCCGGCGTCGCTCGTGACCTCGGCGACGGCGGCCTCGGCGCGCACCTGCTGTTGGGGCGCGGCGAGGAGCTGACCGGCGGCCGTGACAAGGCGAGCATCCTGGCCGACGGTCTCGAGGCGATGATCGGCGCCGTCTATCTGGCCCATGGCATCGACGTGGCCCGGGGCCTGGTGCACCGGCTGTTCGATCCGCTGCTGGAGGCCGCGCCGCTCAAGGGCGCGGGCCTTGACTGGAAGACCAGTCTCCAGGAGCTGACCGCCGCCCAGGGCCTCGGCGTGCCCGAGTACCGGGTGGACGACGAGGGGCCGGACCATCGCAAGGAGTTCACCGCCACCGTCTATGTCGGCGGGCGGGGACTGGGCTCCGGCACCGGCAAGACCAAGAAGGAAGCGGAGCAGAAGGCGGCCGCGGCCGCTTACACCACGCTCAAGTCGGAGATCCCGCCGGCGGCCGACGCCGGCTGA
- a CDS encoding YceD family protein, translated as MPKQRSHARPQQTAGPWVIDTRDIGRRPGSSRSYHRVAPAPEGLGFPDVIGVEVGSDVVLDLLVESVVEGVLATGTAKAATVGECSRCLDPLTGEVEVRFTELFAYPDSATEATTDEDEISRLVDDLIDLEPVVRDAVVLALPQVPLCSPDCRGLCAECGVKWAELGPDHAHETIDPRWAALQEKFGGTEEES; from the coding sequence ATGCCTAAGCAACGATCACACGCGCGCCCCCAGCAGACGGCCGGCCCATGGGTTATCGACACCAGGGACATCGGCCGTAGACCCGGCTCCAGCCGCAGCTACCACCGAGTGGCTCCGGCGCCGGAGGGTCTCGGCTTCCCGGATGTCATCGGGGTCGAGGTCGGCAGCGATGTCGTGCTGGACCTGCTGGTCGAGTCGGTAGTGGAGGGCGTCCTCGCCACCGGAACCGCCAAGGCGGCCACGGTCGGCGAGTGCTCGAGGTGTCTTGATCCGCTGACCGGCGAGGTCGAGGTCCGCTTCACCGAGCTGTTCGCGTATCCGGACAGCGCGACCGAGGCGACCACGGACGAAGACGAGATCTCCAGGCTCGTCGACGACCTCATCGACCTGGAGCCGGTGGTGCGCGACGCGGTCGTGCTCGCGCTGCCGCAGGTTCCGCTGTGCTCGCCGGACTGTCGTGGACTGTGCGCCGAGTGCGGCGTCAAGTGGGCCGAACTGGGCCCCGACCACGCGCATGAGACGATTGATCCTCGCTGGGCTGCTCTGCAGGAGAAGTTCGGCGGGACCGAGGAGGAGAGCTAG
- the rsmD gene encoding 16S rRNA (guanine(966)-N(2))-methyltransferase RsmD, which yields MTRIVAGAAGGRRLEVPPSGTRPTSDRVREALFSALEAAVGLDGLRVLDLYAGSGALGLEALSRGAVLATFVESDRRAGEILRRNAKGLGLPGADVRLGTVQSVLATTPGDRYDLIFVDPPYALGEPELADVLAALRSWAAEDATLIVERSTRSEDPRWPEGIEPTRSRKYGETTLHWAVIAATR from the coding sequence GTGACCAGGATCGTGGCCGGGGCGGCCGGGGGACGTCGGCTGGAGGTGCCGCCCAGCGGCACCCGCCCGACCTCGGACCGCGTCCGGGAGGCACTGTTCAGCGCCCTGGAGGCGGCCGTCGGCCTGGATGGGCTGCGGGTACTCGACCTGTACGCCGGGTCGGGTGCGCTGGGGCTGGAGGCGTTGTCGCGCGGGGCCGTCCTGGCGACGTTCGTGGAGTCCGACCGGCGGGCCGGCGAGATCCTGCGCCGCAACGCCAAGGGCCTCGGCCTGCCGGGCGCGGACGTGCGACTCGGCACCGTGCAGTCGGTGCTGGCGACGACGCCGGGGGACCGCTACGACCTGATCTTCGTCGACCCGCCGTACGCGCTGGGGGAGCCGGAGCTGGCCGATGTGCTGGCCGCCCTGCGGTCGTGGGCGGCCGAGGACGCGACGCTCATCGTGGAGCGGTCCACCCGGAGCGAGGATCCGCGCTGGCCCGAGGGCATCGAGCCGACCCGCAGCCGCAAGTACGGGGAGACGACACTGCACTGGGCAGTGATCGCTGCCACGCGGTGA
- a CDS encoding DivIVA domain-containing protein, producing MYRVFEALDELVTIVEEARGVPMTSGCVVPRGDLLELLDDIRDAIPRELDDAQDVLDHRDSMISKAQHESETGVGKAREESERMLAEARAEADRMVADARAHAERLIAEAENEAERVVTAGRHEYEDLTGRARSEADRMVQAGRASYERAVEDGRNEQHRLVQQTEVVQAAHAESARVLDAASGEANRLRGECDAYVDAKLADFEDLLAHTLRTVGKGRASLRAPMSSTSASSGAPFDYARD from the coding sequence GTGTACCGGGTGTTCGAGGCCCTCGACGAACTCGTCACGATTGTCGAGGAAGCGCGCGGCGTGCCGATGACCTCCGGCTGTGTCGTGCCCCGTGGCGACCTGCTCGAGCTGCTCGACGACATCCGGGACGCCATTCCCCGCGAGCTGGACGACGCGCAGGACGTGCTCGACCACCGCGACAGCATGATCTCCAAGGCCCAGCACGAGAGCGAGACCGGCGTCGGCAAGGCCCGCGAGGAGTCCGAGCGGATGCTGGCCGAGGCCCGGGCCGAGGCCGACCGCATGGTGGCCGATGCCCGTGCGCATGCCGAGCGCCTGATCGCCGAGGCCGAGAACGAGGCCGAGCGGGTCGTCACCGCCGGCCGGCACGAGTACGAGGACCTGACCGGCCGGGCCCGGTCCGAGGCCGACCGCATGGTCCAGGCCGGCCGCGCCTCGTACGAGCGGGCCGTCGAGGACGGCCGCAACGAGCAGCACCGGCTGGTCCAGCAGACCGAGGTCGTGCAGGCTGCGCACGCCGAGTCGGCCCGGGTGCTCGACGCCGCCAGCGGCGAGGCCAACCGCCTGCGCGGGGAGTGCGACGCCTACGTGGACGCCAAGCTGGCCGACTTCGAGGACCTGCTGGCCCACACCCTGCGCACCGTCGGCAAGGGCCGGGCCAGCCTGCGGGCCCCGATGTCGAGCACCAGCGCCTCCTCCGGCGCGCCCTTTGACTACGCGCGGGATTAG
- the rpmF gene encoding 50S ribosomal protein L32: protein MAVPKRKMSRSNTRTRRSQWKAVAPNLVACSNRACRQPKLPHIACPACGQYDGRQVVQPA, encoded by the coding sequence GTGGCCGTCCCGAAGCGGAAGATGTCCCGCTCCAACACCCGTACGCGCCGTTCGCAGTGGAAGGCCGTCGCCCCCAACCTGGTGGCCTGCTCCAACCGCGCCTGCCGCCAGCCCAAGCTGCCGCACATCGCGTGCCCGGCCTGCGGCCAGTACGACGGCCGCCAGGTCGTCCAGCCGGCCTGA